The following proteins come from a genomic window of Fontisubflavum oceani:
- a CDS encoding BadF/BadG/BcrA/BcrD ATPase family protein: protein MRARITIGIDGGGSGCRVAIRLPGGGVMRVDGGPANAFTDPAGAAIELSETLGRGLSQAGLTRAVLPRARICAGIAGCRLPELAKDMAARLPFPTQIVDDSVTALHGAFDGADGTLISLGTGSFFNRKVGGTVTHLGGWGFQLGDEASGAWLGRRLVAVSLQASEGRMATDALSEAVMARLAPHPLLTLQDADPSDYAALAPLVLDHAETGTGQQLLSETMAEISRGLEDLGHETGAPLVMAGGFGQALTPFLPEPLRVSLVAPKDTALDGALAMAAALP, encoded by the coding sequence ATGAGAGCGCGGATCACCATAGGGATCGATGGCGGCGGCAGCGGCTGCCGCGTGGCCATTCGCTTGCCCGGTGGCGGGGTGATGCGGGTCGATGGCGGGCCGGCCAATGCGTTCACCGACCCCGCCGGAGCCGCCATCGAACTGTCGGAAACACTGGGCCGCGGCTTATCTCAAGCTGGATTGACCCGCGCGGTTTTGCCCCGCGCCCGGATCTGCGCCGGGATCGCAGGCTGTCGCTTGCCAGAATTGGCCAAGGATATGGCCGCCCGCCTGCCCTTCCCCACGCAGATTGTCGATGACAGCGTCACCGCGCTTCATGGCGCGTTTGACGGTGCGGATGGCACCTTGATCAGTCTCGGGACGGGGTCGTTTTTTAACCGCAAGGTGGGTGGGACGGTGACCCATCTCGGCGGTTGGGGGTTTCAGCTTGGCGATGAAGCCTCGGGCGCTTGGCTCGGGCGGCGTCTGGTTGCGGTGAGTTTGCAGGCCAGCGAGGGCCGGATGGCCACAGATGCGCTGTCGGAGGCCGTGATGGCACGGCTGGCCCCACACCCGCTGCTCACACTGCAAGATGCGGACCCAAGCGATTATGCGGCGCTTGCGCCCTTGGTGTTGGACCATGCCGAAACCGGAACCGGGCAACAGCTCCTCTCCGAAACGATGGCGGAGATCAGCCGGGGCCTGGAAGATCTGGGTCATGAAACCGGTGCGCCCCTGGTCATGGCGGGCGGGTTTGGCCAAGCCCTGACTCCCTTTCTGCCGGAACCCCTCCGCGTGAGCCTGGTTGCGCCCAAAGACACCGCATTGGATGGCGCATTGGCAATGGCGGCCGCGCTGCCATGA
- a CDS encoding Gfo/Idh/MocA family protein, with the protein MRYGIIGCGMMGQEHIRNIRLLGDCEVRAIVEPDPGMRAQALDLVPDAIACDSISELVAREDVDVVVIATPNYQHLAQLEEIAAARALPVLVEKPVYTDPAELPRLKRLEQSYGALIWVALEYRYMPPIAKFLDLAERETGGASMLSIREHRFPFLEKVGDWNRFNQKTGGTMVEKCCHFFDLMRVTLGAEPVRVMASAGQVLNHLSEQYEGMTPDIWDSGYVIVDFDNGARGMLELCMFAEGARYQEELSAIGPTGKIEALVPGPGRFWPTHLGPAPTPKVITSPRAPQGPREMEIPVDPTLLDAGDHNGATFYQHQLFLAAARDGTAPAVSLSDGIAAVRMGLAAQEAAREVRVVTL; encoded by the coding sequence ATGAGATACGGCATCATTGGCTGCGGCATGATGGGGCAAGAGCATATCCGCAACATCCGCCTTCTGGGCGATTGTGAGGTGCGCGCGATTGTCGAGCCGGACCCGGGCATGCGGGCGCAGGCTTTGGATTTGGTTCCCGACGCGATCGCTTGCGACAGTATCTCCGAATTGGTGGCGCGGGAGGATGTGGATGTCGTGGTGATTGCCACGCCGAACTACCAGCACCTGGCGCAGCTTGAGGAGATTGCGGCGGCCCGCGCCCTGCCGGTTCTGGTCGAGAAGCCCGTCTATACTGATCCGGCAGAACTGCCCCGATTGAAACGGCTTGAGCAGAGTTATGGCGCGCTGATCTGGGTGGCGTTGGAATATCGCTATATGCCGCCAATCGCGAAGTTCCTCGATTTGGCCGAGCGGGAGACCGGCGGCGCATCGATGTTGAGCATTCGCGAGCATCGGTTTCCCTTCTTGGAGAAGGTCGGGGATTGGAACCGCTTCAACCAGAAAACGGGCGGCACGATGGTCGAAAAATGCTGCCATTTCTTTGACTTGATGCGGGTGACCCTCGGCGCTGAACCGGTGCGCGTCATGGCCAGCGCAGGACAGGTCCTGAACCATTTGAGCGAACAATATGAAGGTATGACCCCAGACATCTGGGACAGCGGCTATGTGATCGTCGATTTTGACAACGGCGCGCGGGGCATGTTGGAATTATGCATGTTCGCAGAAGGCGCGCGCTATCAAGAGGAGCTTTCCGCAATTGGGCCAACCGGCAAGATCGAAGCGCTTGTGCCCGGCCCCGGGCGGTTCTGGCCCACTCATTTGGGACCGGCCCCAACCCCGAAAGTCATCACCAGCCCACGCGCGCCGCAAGGCCCGCGCGAGATGGAAATCCCCGTCGATCCAACCTTGCTCGACGCAGGCGACCATAACGGCGCAACCTTCTATCAACACCAGTTGTTTTTGGCAGCGGCCCGAGATGGCACCGCACCGGCGGTCAGCCTGAGCGACGGGATCGCCGCCGTCCGCATGGGGCTTGCGGCGCAAGAGGCGGCGCGCGAGGTGCGGGTTGTGACGCTCTAA
- a CDS encoding GntR family transcriptional regulator yields MTEPGALPAYLQISEMLIRDIAAGRLADGQRLPPEREMAAEHGVSVMTLRKALAELETRKLLERRQGSGNTIRANGEIGGVYALFRLELLEGGGFPTARVLDVSREAKPDNIPDLGSDTPFAWRIRRVRSLNRQPVSAEEIWLDGRFTETLAADELSQSLYLYYRETLKLAILRAEDRVGVDPTPDWAPEEVGLPSGAPACLVARRTWSQANDPIEFSRSWVNTSRARYVARIS; encoded by the coding sequence GTGACCGAGCCCGGCGCGCTTCCGGCGTATTTGCAAATCAGCGAGATGCTGATCCGCGACATCGCGGCGGGGCGCTTGGCCGATGGGCAGCGCCTGCCGCCCGAGCGCGAGATGGCCGCCGAGCATGGTGTGTCAGTCATGACCCTGCGCAAGGCGTTAGCCGAATTGGAGACCCGCAAGCTGCTTGAGCGGCGCCAAGGGTCGGGCAACACGATCCGTGCGAATGGCGAGATTGGGGGCGTCTACGCGCTTTTCCGCCTGGAACTGCTGGAAGGCGGCGGCTTTCCAACAGCGCGCGTACTGGACGTGTCGCGGGAAGCGAAACCAGACAATATCCCCGATCTGGGCAGCGACACTCCGTTCGCCTGGCGCATTCGGCGGGTCAGGTCGCTCAACCGGCAACCGGTCTCAGCAGAGGAGATTTGGCTCGACGGGCGATTTACCGAAACGCTCGCCGCCGACGAGCTCAGCCAATCGCTCTATCTCTATTACCGCGAGACCTTGAAGCTCGCGATCCTCCGGGCCGAGGATCGGGTGGGCGTTGACCCTACACCGGATTGGGCCCCGGAAGAGGTTGGCCTGCCCTCCGGCGCGCCCGCCTGTTTGGTGGCACGTCGAACCTGGAGCCAAGCCAATGATCCCATCGAGTTTTCTCGCTCTTGGGTGAACACAAGCCGTGCACGCTACGTCGCGCGGATCAGCTAG
- a CDS encoding LLM class flavin-dependent oxidoreductase — MTVVPVTSADLDAAEVSWFAALCSDDYQFLGVPDGDLRSSWAHCSSILKEAEAQGFRNILCPSSYQVGQDTLSFVAGCAPITDRINMLAAVRCGEMQPIMLARTIATLDHMLEGRLTVNIISSDFPGEVAESGFRYQRSREVVEILKQAWTQDEINYEGDVYNFQGLTTDPARPYQTGGPLLYFGGYSPAALDLCGQHCDVYLMWPEPKEQIAERMKAVNAVAERYDRTLDYGLRVHMIVRDTEAEAREYAEYLTSKLDDEYGKLIRDRAHDSISLGVAHQAKARELADKFGYVEPHLWTGIGRARSGCGAALVGSTDQVLSEIEAYQKMGIRAFIFSGYPHLDECRHFGEKVMPQLKTCSLPQEYGRVPRETPATPLGAGERR, encoded by the coding sequence ATGACAGTTGTGCCCGTGACATCCGCCGATTTGGACGCCGCCGAGGTCTCTTGGTTCGCCGCGCTCTGTTCCGATGATTATCAATTCCTGGGCGTGCCCGATGGCGATCTGCGCTCATCCTGGGCGCATTGTTCGTCGATTTTGAAGGAGGCGGAGGCGCAAGGCTTCCGCAATATCTTGTGCCCGTCGAGCTATCAGGTGGGCCAAGATACGCTCAGCTTTGTCGCGGGCTGTGCCCCGATCACGGATCGGATCAACATGCTGGCCGCGGTGCGTTGCGGCGAGATGCAGCCGATCATGCTGGCCCGCACCATCGCCACGCTGGACCATATGCTGGAAGGCCGGCTGACGGTGAACATCATCTCCTCGGATTTCCCCGGCGAGGTGGCCGAAAGCGGGTTCCGCTATCAGCGCTCGCGTGAGGTGGTGGAAATCCTGAAACAGGCTTGGACCCAGGATGAGATTAACTACGAGGGTGACGTCTATAATTTCCAAGGCTTAACCACCGATCCGGCGCGGCCCTATCAGACGGGTGGTCCGCTCTTGTATTTCGGCGGGTATTCCCCGGCGGCCTTGGATCTTTGCGGGCAGCATTGCGACGTCTATCTGATGTGGCCCGAGCCGAAAGAGCAGATTGCGGAGCGGATGAAAGCCGTCAACGCGGTGGCGGAGCGCTATGACAGAACGCTCGATTATGGGCTGCGCGTGCATATGATCGTTCGCGATACTGAGGCGGAGGCCCGAGAATACGCGGAGTATCTGACCAGCAAGCTGGATGACGAATATGGCAAGTTGATCCGTGATCGGGCGCATGACTCGATCTCGCTCGGCGTCGCGCATCAGGCGAAAGCGCGCGAGCTGGCGGATAAATTCGGCTATGTGGAGCCGCATCTCTGGACTGGGATCGGCAGGGCGCGGTCGGGCTGCGGCGCGGCGCTTGTCGGCTCCACCGACCAAGTGCTCTCCGAGATCGAAGCCTATCAGAAGATGGGCATCCGGGCGTTTATCTTCTCCGGCTATCCACATCTCGACGAATGCCGGCATTTCGGCGAAAAGGTGATGCCGCAGTTGAAGACCTGTTCGCTGCCGCAAGAATACGGTCGGGTGCCCAGAGAGACCCCGGCGACACCTTTGGGCGCGGGAGAGCGACGCTGA
- a CDS encoding aldo/keto reductase — translation MERIKLADDLDFSRLIYGMWRIGDDSDTSADHVQAKVEACLAQGITTMDQADIYGDYEAEAILGAAFQAAPGLRDQVELVTKCDIIAPIGKYADKRVKYYDTSAAHITGSVEASLQLMQTDRIDLLLIHRPDPLMDHHETGKALDGLVQSGKVRHVGVSNFKLHDWTLLQSAMSTSLVTNQIEVSVLCHAPFTNGDIAWMQERGIPPMAWSPLAGGALFGPEGAAVRAVLDRIGAAHGVGADAVAVAWLLAHPARIMPVLGTNNLNRIKKISDALKVNLDRETWFEIYTAALGAEVP, via the coding sequence ATGGAACGGATAAAGCTGGCCGATGATCTGGATTTCTCGCGGCTGATCTATGGGATGTGGCGGATCGGGGATGACTCCGACACCTCGGCAGATCATGTGCAGGCCAAGGTTGAAGCCTGTCTCGCACAGGGCATCACCACGATGGATCAGGCCGATATCTATGGCGATTACGAGGCCGAAGCGATCCTTGGCGCGGCGTTTCAAGCGGCCCCCGGCTTGCGAGATCAAGTCGAGCTGGTGACCAAATGCGATATCATCGCGCCGATTGGGAAATATGCCGACAAGCGGGTGAAATACTACGACACCTCCGCCGCGCATATCACCGGGTCCGTTGAGGCGTCTTTGCAGTTGATGCAGACAGATCGGATCGATTTGCTACTGATCCACCGGCCCGATCCTCTGATGGATCACCACGAGACCGGCAAGGCGCTGGATGGTCTGGTTCAGTCGGGCAAGGTCCGCCACGTCGGGGTATCGAATTTCAAACTGCATGACTGGACGCTGCTGCAATCGGCGATGTCCACCTCGCTGGTGACTAATCAGATCGAGGTCAGCGTGCTTTGCCATGCGCCCTTTACCAATGGCGATATCGCCTGGATGCAGGAACGGGGCATCCCGCCGATGGCCTGGTCGCCGCTGGCGGGCGGGGCGTTGTTTGGTCCCGAAGGAGCGGCGGTGCGTGCGGTTCTGGACCGGATTGGCGCGGCGCATGGTGTCGGCGCGGATGCGGTTGCCGTCGCCTGGCTCTTGGCGCATCCGGCGCGGATTATGCCTGTTCTGGGGACAAATAATCTGAATAGGATCAAAAAGATCAGCGATGCTCTTAAGGTAAACCTGGATCGCGAAACCTGGTTTGAGATTTATACGGCGGCGCTCGGGGCCGAGGTGCCTTAA
- a CDS encoding ABC transporter ATP-binding protein — MASIELKSLRKAYGAAEVIKGIDLSIEHGEFCVFVGPSGCGKSTLLRMISGLESVTSGDIEIGGEVVNKIPAADRGLAMVFQSYALYPHMTVRQNLSFGLENIQTPRAEIESKLNDVAGMLQIDMLLDRRPKDLSGGQRQRVAIGRAVVREPKVFLFDEPLSNLDAELRVDMRGEISALHKRLGNTMIYVTHDQVEAMTMADKIAVLRLGELEQFGRPLDLFNDPHNLFVAGFIGSPKMNFMTGVVHSADRSLLTLDTGEEVSLPVTGFAHRAGEKVTLGVRPNSLLPDPNGSIHIQVGAVEQLGSDSYLYGQLADGTRLTVHNPGQTQVQAGENVALSFTPDAVHLFDTDTTLTLREAP; from the coding sequence ATGGCATCCATCGAGCTGAAATCCTTGCGCAAAGCCTATGGCGCGGCGGAGGTGATCAAGGGCATTGACCTCTCGATCGAGCATGGCGAGTTCTGCGTCTTTGTCGGGCCCTCGGGCTGCGGGAAATCCACGCTTCTGAGGATGATTTCTGGCCTGGAAAGCGTGACCTCCGGCGATATCGAAATCGGCGGTGAGGTGGTCAATAAAATCCCCGCGGCGGATCGGGGTCTGGCGATGGTGTTCCAATCCTACGCGCTTTATCCGCATATGACGGTGCGCCAAAATCTCAGCTTTGGCTTAGAAAACATCCAGACGCCGCGCGCGGAAATCGAAAGCAAACTCAACGACGTGGCCGGCATGTTGCAGATCGATATGCTTCTGGATCGGCGCCCCAAAGACCTCTCCGGCGGGCAGCGGCAGCGCGTCGCGATTGGCCGGGCCGTGGTGCGCGAGCCGAAAGTGTTCCTCTTTGACGAGCCGCTTTCGAACCTTGATGCGGAGTTGCGCGTGGATATGCGCGGAGAGATTTCGGCGCTGCATAAACGCTTGGGCAACACGATGATTTATGTGACCCATGATCAGGTCGAAGCGATGACCATGGCCGACAAGATTGCCGTGCTGCGCTTGGGTGAGTTGGAGCAATTTGGCCGCCCGCTCGACCTGTTCAACGATCCGCATAATCTCTTTGTCGCCGGGTTCATCGGCTCGCCGAAAATGAACTTCATGACCGGGGTTGTGCATAGCGCCGACCGCTCACTTCTGACGCTGGACACGGGCGAAGAGGTCAGCCTGCCGGTGACCGGGTTTGCTCATCGGGCGGGCGAGAAGGTCACGCTTGGTGTGCGGCCAAACAGCCTGCTGCCCGATCCAAATGGGTCGATCCATATCCAGGTCGGCGCCGTCGAACAGCTCGGCAGCGACAGCTATCTCTATGGCCAACTGGCCGATGGCACCCGGCTGACGGTGCATAATCCGGGTCAAACCCAGGTGCAGGCCGGGGAGAATGTCGCGCTGAGCTTTACGCCAGACGCGGTCCATCTCTTCGATACCGACACAACCCTGACGCTCCGCGAGGCGCCATGA
- a CDS encoding carbohydrate ABC transporter permease codes for MSRVWEFLTATRGNGRLDWTDWITYGYLALGVFLMFFPVIWLLLSSFKTEADLQRFPPTFLPYQQETLMVDGYEEPLPLFLMTEGEFEGRVLAQVRRVGLQAQMVDPANPEERLRVTIDQREPVEQVSLAWENYAGLFERFNFLQFFWNSTFITVTATLLMLLVNSMAAFALSKYEFRGRTVVLLLVIGTLMIPQTVVLVPLFLIVTELGMFNSLWGVIIPGAATPTGVFLLRQYMITIPDEILDAARMDKASEWKIFWRIIVPLSAPAIAVLAILAIMWRWNDFLWPLIVLTQTENFTLQLALNSFQGELQTDWSSLLAMTVLTLLPIAMVFMFLQKYIATGIASTGGK; via the coding sequence ATGAGCCGCGTTTGGGAGTTCCTCACCGCCACACGCGGCAATGGCCGCCTCGATTGGACCGATTGGATCACCTATGGCTATCTCGCCTTGGGCGTCTTCCTGATGTTTTTCCCGGTGATCTGGCTGCTGCTCAGTTCGTTTAAAACCGAGGCGGATTTGCAGCGTTTCCCGCCCACCTTCCTGCCCTATCAGCAAGAGACCCTGATGGTGGATGGCTATGAAGAGCCGCTGCCACTGTTCTTGATGACCGAAGGCGAGTTTGAGGGGCGTGTTCTCGCCCAAGTCCGCCGCGTCGGTCTGCAAGCGCAGATGGTCGACCCGGCCAACCCGGAAGAACGGCTGCGCGTGACCATTGATCAACGCGAGCCGGTGGAACAGGTCTCCCTGGCCTGGGAGAATTATGCGGGCCTGTTTGAGCGGTTCAATTTCCTGCAATTCTTCTGGAACTCGACCTTCATCACGGTCACGGCCACGCTTCTGATGCTGCTGGTCAATTCCATGGCCGCCTTCGCCCTCTCGAAATATGAGTTCCGCGGGCGCACCGTGGTGTTGCTCCTGGTCATCGGCACATTGATGATCCCGCAGACGGTGGTCTTGGTGCCGCTTTTCCTGATCGTGACGGAATTGGGCATGTTCAACAGCTTATGGGGTGTCATTATCCCCGGCGCGGCAACGCCCACGGGTGTCTTCCTGCTTCGGCAATATATGATCACCATCCCCGATGAGATTCTCGACGCCGCCCGGATGGACAAGGCCAGCGAGTGGAAGATTTTCTGGCGGATCATCGTGCCACTTTCGGCACCCGCCATCGCGGTTTTGGCGATCCTTGCGATCATGTGGCGCTGGAATGATTTCCTCTGGCCGTTGATCGTCTTGACCCAGACCGAGAATTTCACCCTGCAACTGGCGCTCAACTCCTTCCAGGGCGAGTTGCAAACCGATTGGTCCAGCCTGCTGGCGATGACCGTTTTGACACTTCTGCCCATCGCGATGGTCTTCATGTTCTTGCAGAAATACATCGCCACCGGCATCGCCTCGACAGGAGGGAAATGA
- a CDS encoding carbohydrate ABC transporter permease, translated as MLRIISPIMRLIEIPMVALQRMLGIHRLAWVFLLPNLVLFALFAFLPVILNIAYAMTGGDNVLLSDRPYVGGRNFSTLADCANHFDPNSCRDDKFWRAVWNTLWFVALQVGFMVGFSLLTALVLNREIKARGFFRSVFFFPVLLSPVVVALIWKWILQREGVLNAFLDWTGLGGFNWLIDAEWAFAWTVFLTVWAHMGFYTLILLAGLQAIPRDVYEAALMDRASPWRTFRRITLPLLSPTMLVVLVLALIRSVQTFDEVFAFTGGGPGTATTFIIQYIYEEGFAGAPRLFGLAAAASLMVAGVLVVLTLVQLWVNRRNVNG; from the coding sequence ATGCTCCGCATCATCTCCCCCATCATGCGTCTCATCGAAATCCCGATGGTGGCGCTGCAACGGATGCTCGGCATCCACCGGCTGGCCTGGGTCTTCTTGCTGCCCAATCTGGTTCTCTTTGCACTGTTTGCTTTCCTGCCGGTTATCTTGAACATCGCCTATGCGATGACCGGCGGCGACAACGTGCTTTTGTCAGATCGGCCTTATGTGGGCGGGCGCAATTTCTCGACGCTGGCCGATTGTGCCAATCATTTCGATCCGAACTCCTGTCGCGACGACAAATTCTGGCGCGCGGTGTGGAACACGCTGTGGTTCGTGGCGCTGCAAGTCGGGTTCATGGTCGGGTTCTCTTTGCTGACCGCTTTGGTCTTGAACCGCGAGATCAAGGCCCGCGGATTTTTCCGCTCGGTCTTCTTCTTCCCGGTGCTGCTGTCGCCGGTTGTCGTCGCGCTGATCTGGAAATGGATTTTGCAACGCGAGGGCGTGTTGAACGCGTTTCTCGATTGGACCGGCCTCGGCGGGTTCAACTGGCTGATCGACGCGGAATGGGCCTTTGCCTGGACGGTGTTCCTGACGGTTTGGGCGCATATGGGGTTCTATACGCTGATCTTGCTGGCGGGCCTGCAAGCGATCCCGCGCGACGTCTATGAGGCCGCGCTGATGGACCGGGCCAGCCCGTGGCGCACCTTCCGGCGGATCACGCTGCCGTTGCTGTCACCCACAATGCTGGTGGTTTTGGTTCTGGCCCTGATCCGGTCGGTGCAAACCTTCGATGAGGTTTTTGCGTTCACCGGCGGGGGCCCGGGCACGGCCACAACCTTCATCATCCAATACATCTATGAAGAAGGCTTCGCCGGGGCTCCAAGGCTTTTCGGCCTCGCGGCAGCCGCCTCGCTGATGGTGGCCGGTGTGCTAGTGGTGCTCACCTTGGTGCAACTTTGGGTCAACCGGAGGAATGTCAATGGGTGA
- a CDS encoding ABC transporter substrate-binding protein → MKHKILTTTALAAGFATLAGAASAQEVRFMCYSDGNECEVYEDVLSRFEADNPGITVAIDVVPYQAILENLPVQLAAGTGPDIAKVTDLGGLNEYYLDLTPHVDADYWASSFGDTLGWYRGGPDDAGIYGMHSQLTITGAFVNATLFEQAGVDIPGEDATWEDWAAAARTVAEATDTDFPMAIDRSGHRVAGPAISYGAALFDDNGEAILVDDGFTAFVQQFVDWHEDGTIARDVWAGQGGQTYQDAAQEFINGELVFYYSGSWQVNRMNDQVGDFFDWQVVGSPCGPAGACSGMPGGAGIVGFEQTEHPEAVAAVIDFLAQEDIYAEVTARTSNLPAHLGVASAGVEYEGASPAAQAALNAFAGDLPDVAPAAFAYQGYAGNRAMFGITVERVSQAIVGELTVEQAMERAVADLEAAMAEAN, encoded by the coding sequence GTGAAACATAAGATACTGACGACGACTGCCCTCGCGGCAGGCTTTGCAACCCTCGCTGGTGCCGCCTCGGCGCAGGAAGTCCGCTTCATGTGCTATTCGGACGGCAATGAATGCGAAGTCTATGAAGATGTGTTGAGCCGGTTCGAGGCCGACAACCCGGGCATCACTGTGGCCATCGACGTGGTGCCCTATCAGGCGATCCTGGAGAACCTGCCAGTGCAACTGGCCGCTGGTACCGGGCCGGATATCGCCAAGGTCACCGATCTCGGCGGCTTGAATGAATACTATCTCGACCTGACGCCGCATGTGGACGCGGATTATTGGGCCTCCAGCTTCGGCGACACGCTTGGCTGGTATCGCGGCGGGCCGGATGACGCCGGTATCTACGGCATGCACAGCCAGCTGACCATCACTGGCGCCTTCGTCAACGCGACGCTCTTTGAACAAGCTGGTGTCGATATCCCGGGCGAGGATGCGACCTGGGAAGACTGGGCCGCGGCGGCCCGTACCGTGGCCGAAGCGACGGATACCGACTTCCCGATGGCGATCGACCGCTCTGGCCACCGCGTGGCAGGCCCGGCGATTTCCTACGGTGCAGCGCTGTTTGACGACAATGGCGAGGCGATCCTGGTGGATGACGGCTTCACCGCCTTTGTGCAGCAATTTGTCGATTGGCACGAAGACGGCACCATCGCGCGCGATGTCTGGGCTGGCCAAGGCGGCCAGACCTATCAGGACGCCGCGCAAGAGTTCATCAATGGCGAGCTGGTCTTCTATTATTCCGGCTCCTGGCAGGTGAACCGGATGAACGACCAGGTTGGCGATTTCTTCGACTGGCAAGTGGTTGGCAGCCCCTGTGGCCCGGCCGGCGCGTGCTCCGGCATGCCGGGTGGCGCGGGGATCGTTGGGTTTGAACAGACCGAGCATCCCGAAGCCGTGGCCGCCGTGATCGACTTCCTGGCGCAAGAAGACATCTATGCCGAAGTCACCGCACGCACCTCGAACCTGCCCGCACATTTGGGCGTGGCCAGCGCAGGTGTTGAGTATGAGGGCGCCTCGCCCGCCGCTCAGGCCGCACTGAACGCGTTTGCGGGCGATCTGCCCGATGTGGCCCCTGCCGCGTTTGCCTATCAGGGCTATGCTGGCAACCGGGCGATGTTTGGCATCACGGTTGAGCGTGTCAGCCAAGCCATCGTTGGCGAGTTGACCGTCGAGCAGGCCATGGAACGCGCCGTGGCCGATCTTGAGGCCGCTATGGCCGAAGCCAACTAA
- a CDS encoding Gfo/Idh/MocA family protein, whose protein sequence is MGHAIHNHDLLCRYFGPVAALSAQTATRVNTIETEDCAAISMQFENGALATSAITLGAASDTTRLRLVFEHLTATSGDLPYAPAEGTWSFTARDPARQGEVDAVVAGLRGIKSGFVGYFAAIADAIAGDTGREVTLDDGRRSIELVTAIYSAARSGERIALPLAANAASYTGWVPEQGTTGMNDDVKQSRIP, encoded by the coding sequence CTGGGCCATGCGATCCACAATCACGATCTGCTCTGCCGGTATTTTGGGCCTGTCGCGGCCCTCTCAGCCCAAACCGCAACACGGGTAAATACCATAGAAACAGAAGATTGCGCGGCGATCTCAATGCAGTTTGAAAATGGCGCCTTGGCCACAAGCGCGATTACGCTCGGCGCTGCGAGTGACACCACGCGGTTGCGCTTGGTCTTTGAACACCTGACCGCGACAAGCGGCGATCTGCCCTATGCCCCGGCGGAGGGCACGTGGAGCTTCACGGCGCGTGATCCGGCGCGCCAAGGGGAGGTGGATGCGGTCGTCGCGGGCTTGCGCGGGATCAAATCGGGCTTTGTCGGTTACTTCGCGGCGATAGCTGATGCCATCGCGGGGGATACGGGCCGCGAGGTCACGCTGGATGATGGTCGCCGGTCAATCGAACTGGTTACCGCGATCTATAGCGCCGCCCGCTCCGGCGAAAGGATTGCTTTACCGCTCGCCGCAAACGCGGCAAGCTACACCGGTTGGGTGCCGGAACAAGGCACCACCGGAATGAATGACGATGTCAAACAATCGCGTATTCCATAG
- a CDS encoding Gfo/Idh/MocA family protein, whose product MIRVAIIGAGIGREHLAGYRALPGQFQVRWICDLDTARAYTILGGDTGPEVTTDIDAVMRDPETDLIDICLPPHLHVPIAMEALAAGKHVICEKPIAPSLADCDALAEEEARAPGRVFPVFQYRYGPGTAALDALIAAGLAGAPQVASLETHWNRGRSITRCLGGGHGRGNVAARFWAMRSTITICSAGILGLSRPSQPKPQHG is encoded by the coding sequence ATGATCCGGGTCGCGATCATCGGCGCCGGGATTGGGCGGGAGCATTTGGCAGGGTACCGCGCCCTGCCCGGCCAATTCCAAGTGCGCTGGATCTGCGATCTGGACACGGCGCGGGCCTATACGATCCTGGGCGGCGATACTGGGCCGGAGGTCACGACCGATATTGATGCGGTGATGCGCGACCCCGAGACCGATTTGATCGATATCTGCCTGCCGCCGCATCTGCATGTGCCGATTGCGATGGAGGCGCTTGCGGCCGGAAAACACGTGATCTGCGAAAAGCCGATCGCGCCTTCCTTGGCGGACTGCGATGCGCTGGCGGAGGAGGAAGCGCGTGCGCCGGGCCGGGTGTTTCCGGTCTTTCAATATCGCTATGGCCCAGGCACGGCGGCGCTGGACGCGCTTATCGCGGCGGGGCTGGCGGGCGCGCCGCAAGTCGCCAGCCTGGAGACGCATTGGAACCGGGGGCGGAGTATTACGCGGTGCCTTGGCGGGGGACATGGGAGGGGGAACGTGGCGGCGCGGTTCTGGGCCATGCGATCCACAATCACGATCTGCTCTGCCGGTATTTTGGGCCTGTCGCGGCCCTCTCAGCCCAAACCGCAACACGGGTAA